The window CGGGCAGCAGAATTTGGTTGGCATTGATTTCATCCACTGTGTATTTCATGGCGATAGCCATGCCCAGTCCGTATGTGTCTATCCTGTCGGGAAGGATGCATCTTATCAGGTTAAACATACATATCAGTTCAAAATCTTGTGTTATTTTCCCTAACGGTCACCTGTCACAGATGATTTGGTCCGGCTCCGTCCTCTGGCTGAGGTTGCTGGTGAGCCGGTTGAGGGGGAAAAGCCCCCCAAGCTTGATATCTCCAGGCAAGTTGAAGAGACTGGTCGAGATGTTTTGGAACCACGCCGGAGTAGCACTGGTCAGTTTAAAAATCCAGAATAAAACCAGCAGAGTGGGAGATACGGCCATGATGCAGGTGGAAGCTGCAGAAATGAGAACATATGCTTCAACCTCAGATGTTGTCATATGCAAAGTGACGCCAAAGCCCCAAACCAAACTGGTCTGATTGGTGCTGGCCCTTCTCCACCCACCCTTAGGATCCCCAAATCACCTAAAATAATAGTTTATATATCATCTTATCATCAAGCATGTAAAAAGGAGTTTGAATCTAGCCGAGCACAGCTCAACATGCTTAAATATCAAAAAAGAGTCGGTTACCCACAATATGAGCAGAATATGAGTTCTCTTGGGTTGTTGTGCATATACGCACGAGTCGTCGATCATCTTTCCGGAAtatttaaatgacatttgttTGTGGTTTTCCCTTTGAGCCTTGTTAGTGTTACTAAGTGACAAAGATGGATCTGCAGCAGTATCAGCTCATCCTTGATCACTCCAAGTTGTTGTTAAAGTAAAGCCTCACTTTAACAGATGATCATTTGATGGTGGCTTTAGCATGATTAAAAATGACCATGAGCTTTAGACTTGATGTTTATTCTATGAGAAAATTGAAGAGCGCACAGTTAAATAatcctgctgtttattttgtcaCAGAGATTAAATAATGGTTAAAATGTTTTCCTAAAAACTCGAGCAAAAAGTGATTTACGATAATCTTTGGGTAACTCATTCTTCTAATTTCGAGTTCTGTTGAGATGAACTAATAGTGAGCTCACAGAGAGAGCTGACAGCACAGTCCAACAGAGCTGGGTGAAATCTATTACACCATGTTTGTAAATGAATACTTTTACCGGCAGTTGGTTAGTTAACATTACAGCAAGGTAGCCCATGAGCAGAACCCCCTCTGTGGACCTCTCGCTGCATCATACTGGGCTGCTCCCAATccaacaggttttgatgttttgcGGTATAGTTTCCAAAATCATCTGAGCCACAGAGCCCAATGCTGTTTAAGTTCCATTTTCTGACATTAATTGCATGTGTGGGCTTGGGTAAAGTACCACTGTCTCTACACATGCTGAGGAGACTCAGAAAGGCATTCGGCCCATTTATGTGGCCAGAAAAATCCAAAAACCTGCAAGTAATCAGACAGTTGgaagaactggacctgagctgtTAGCATGTACAAATGCCATTGACAAACTCTGGCTGACATCTTTCAGTCCATTTATCGGATTTCTTTCGGAGTATGTGTGCGCATATTAATGCAAgactttcatttaaaacaaaataaacgcACGAGTTGTGTGATCTTTGTGTTcattgtcctgcctgtttcctaGACTCTACTCTGCCGATTTGCTCAGTCTGATGCCACTGCCATAAGAGAGAAGACCCCTGGTTtttccaagtttttttttttttcccatttcagaATAATTTCAGAGGCTCCTGGGGTCTGTGCCTCAACATAATCCTGTCTCTGAGCTTTTGAAGAGTTGTTTTGACCTCATGATTTGATTTTTACTAAGGTATGTATTATCAGCTATGAGACCTTAAAGGCGCAGTTTTTTGTCTTTACAAATCCTGCCTTCTCAATTGATTTTTACTAAAGTTTATGGAGTAGAAATATCTAAATGACAATCAGGACAAATTTCTTGAAACATGTTTTAGAACTGACAGATTTTGATCCTGATTTACAGAGCAGCATGTAGCTCTTCTGACACCTCTGTAGCGGCTCAAAGGAAGCTAAGGATACATGTAAAACCTCTGGGAACTGGTTACTGGAAACAGGTCACCAAATGAGAGCAAAGATGGCCACGTATCAGGctcaaaacacaacaggaacaaAGAATGACCCAAACTCAACCGTTGATTAATGCTATTATGCTGCAGCTATATGGTTCTATATGGttcatttcttttcatatttatttttgtcatttgcatAAACAAGGTGAAGACTCAAATGGACTTCAatggttgttttattttaaagtgggtCTTTACTTGCCAGTGGCCCCCTCAATAGGAATTTGGTGTTTTCCTTTATTAGAACAGGTGAAAAAGCCAATAAAATCGTATTCATGCAACAATCATTGTTTTCTATCAGGTACATCTATATCTCTAACATAACACGCTGCTTtatcttcatttcatttcatcaagagattggggtggggggtggggtggggtggtcAGAACAGGTAAAATATATAGTAAACATTATCAAAGGTCAGGAATTGTTAAAAGTTAACTTTGCTACTGGAAAAGCCTAACCTGTTGAAATTAGGTCTTTCGTTTTACGTTTGTATACAGGTGACTCCACCATGTTGGAGAagtgacttcctgtcccagtcacatgactgtcacctgaCATTTACTATATGTCACTAAGAGACATACTGGGTTCTACAGTAGTCAGAACTATAGCTAGATAAGGTAAGGTTTAAGTAGTTATGTCACCATGGTTTCACAATTCAACTCTTTCAACTCTTTTAAAAGCTTTACAAAGCTTTGCACTACAGATCCAAATCAGTCTCTAGTATCTGCTTGCATGCAAATATGTGATTCTCAAGGAATTCCTACTACATATAATATTTGCTTGAACTAGCTTTGGTCTATTGCTCTGACTCTGTCTGGGTCTGTGGTTCCTCTTGAGCTGGTGTTGGTTGGAGACCTTCCAGAAAGGTACAGAAGTGATCTGCAGTATTGAGCTCAGGTGTTTTCAACAGGAAGTAACATTTTGGGATGTAGTACACCGCCACCAGACCCAGGTCGCTTGCTAGGATAAAGGAAACATGAATAATTGCCCTGCGTTTTTCCTCCAGACCGATGTAGATTGGAATAAAGGTCACCCAAATGACACAGTAGATGAGGGAGGAAAAGGTGATGTCCCTCGCCAGGTTGTACTGATGAAGAGGTTTTGTTGCCATGAAGGTGCACATGAATGACATGAGCGCCATGGCAGCACTGAAACCTTGCATGAGGGCAAAGCCAGACAAAGGCGACACTGGACAAGCCAGAAAGGATCTCACAAAGTCCACCCTCCTGTCTGCCAGATATTCAGACAGAGACGGTCCGTCCTGGACAAACCAGCCACAGATGCCGGCCTGCACAGCACAACAGGTCAGCAGGAGCAGCCACGTTCCAGGACCTCTGAGTACATGCAGGTAAGAGGCTGCTAAGTTTGGGAATTCTGACACAAAGAAAATCTGTTTCAAAAAAGAAGGATTTGAAGTTAAGTAACATTGCTGTACGGCACAGCGACGAGTTTATAGTTGTTCCTCACCTGCAGAGAAATGGACATGATAATGGAGAGGGGCACTGTTTGGAAGGCAGAAATGAGGGGCAGCTGGAGACGACACACCGTGTCCCCTGGTTGTcccaggaacagcagcagaCTGAGACAAGCTCCCATCAGACCGAGCAGAACCACAATACTCAGAGTCCCCCCTGAAGCAGTCACCAGCACCGTCTCCCTGTGGTTCACGAAGACCACAACCACTGACCCCATGAATAGTACGACCAGCACTATAGCCAGAGTCAGTAGTAAAGCTTCTGGTGTGTCCCAGGACAAGTAGTCATAGATGGGGTCGGTGCACCTGGAGCTGCGTGCCAGAGACCACTGACGGGGAGGACATGGGGTGCACTGAATGTCCCCTGTGAGTAAGACATCATAGTCAACCAGATGTAAAGAAAGGAAGTGTTGAAAAGTTTTGCACAGACATTAAGAGGAACTTATCTGCAAATTTGTGGAGATTCAACTAATAAACTAAGCTTAACAAGGTGAAGCTAACCTAAACCTCAGATGCTGCCCACTTTTACCGTCTTGTGCCTGGTAGGTTCCTGGTAAACAGTCAATACAATCAAAGCAGCAGGAATGGAATCCTTTGACTCTGTGGACCTGGCCTTCTCCACACGCTGCTGAACAGGTGGACTGAGGAACCTGCAAAGGTTGTGCAGCTGGATTATATCATGATATTGTGAAAGAACCGTTCAAACTCAATTACAGAagagttttcatgttttcataaCTTGGTCCCGGAGTGACAGAAGTGGCCACACGATCTACTAGGCTCATGCAACATCCCAGATTCTCTCTCAGTGAAATCCCCAGGCAGATGCGCACAAAGACAGAATGATATTTGGTTTTATTATTGCTTGATTTATGTTTTCATCTTAAAGAAATAAGGCCATGGAAATTCCAATCATTCGGTTATTTAAATGTTGTCAGCTATATTTTGACACCATTGGTTAATCCACAATCATTTTTAATTCTTAAATTACCTCTGAGGTTTCAGTGTGCCATTTGAACAGGGACACGTTGATGTTCAAAATCTTATTGAAGCTTCCAACCTCTACAAATTCCAGTGTTGAATTTTTCCAGATCAACTCAATCAAATTGTATCCAACATTTGGGTTGCCATTGCTGTCAAACTCTAACATTGTGCCATTTATGTCCACTTTTGTGTGTCTCAGAGtcttcagcagctgcaacagaaaaaacacattttatgacaGTTTTGAAAGTTacaatctgattttttttcccactcctTGCCCTGTATTGAACAAGAAATTACCTTCCAGGGATAGATTTTGACTTCAGACGTATTTTTACATGCAGTCGAATTGCATTGCAGAAAATTGTGCAGTGCCTGTGCTACACTGTAGATGGCAGCATAGACACTAAAGGCTTTGCGTTGTATCACAAGGTCCGTCACCAAGCTAATATTAGCAGGTGACAAGTTCCAGCATTGTGGGCACGGATTGGAAGGATAATTGGAGTTTTGTGCcgaagagcgtgtgtgtgcacgctcttCACTCAGTTTGTTTAAGAGTGCGTACGTGTAGGCACGGAGAAGGTCCACACTTTGTGTTTGTTCGACAAATCCCAGGATGGTCCCAACCGTTTGGATGTCGGGGAGAGAGGTGACAGCATCATTTATGGTCCAGCTTGTGCTGCCAATCCACACCCCTTTTAGTTTCATTCTGATGACCTGTTTGAGATGAGACGGGTCAAATCCAACAGGATTAAAGATCAATAACTGTTTCCAAATGATCTCATCCAGTCTTTACcaacctctttgaaaaagatttCTGCCTGGtttgagagagaaaacacaatcACTACGCGGGCTTTAGTTGAGTTGATATTACTGAGGATGGTTTTAACCATTGGTTCCGGGTCTGTGTAGACTGGAATTAACCCCTGATACGCCACACAAATGGACTTATTTGCTGCTAGTTTGGAGAAGTCCTGCACTCCTCGCTGTCCATACTCCTCATCACTGCCCACCACAGCCACCCAGTTCCAGTTGAACTCCTCCAGCAGAAGAACCATGGCTTCGACCTGCCATTTATCACTGGGCACCGTCCGGAAGAATGATGGGTAGAGAGCAGTATCGCTGAATTTTTCACTTGTGGCACCATAGCTTATCTGAAGACAGAAGATTATAATATTATGGGACACAAACATCATCACTTTTAAATTCCATTCCATTAAATTCTCTCTAGTATCAAAACAGAAGGCCTAATATACAGTcttaattataattattacaTAGATTTCTGAAATTTGTTCTTGCCTCTCTATGTTACTGTGTTAGGCATCTTCTggatctttttaaaaaccatattaCTATAATTACTTGAAGCAGAGGGATTTAATTTGGTAAGTTGCCAGATGTTATAGTATGGAAAGGTCACACAAACTGGATTTGatgtaattaaaagaaaaatcactggAAAACACTGGAAACCAGACCAGAAAAAAAAGTTGTAATAAGGTTTATCTTCTCCAAATATGCTTAAATTAGACTACTCTTTACAAAAAAATCAGAGATATTCACATTACTAAACCAGGTGAATGAGTACTTAATATAGATTTACAAAGCACTGTTCGGGTGCTTACTTACTGTATTATGTGTCTATGGAAGACGATATTCCTTGGGTATCGCTCAGTGATGATAATATTTTGGTAAGATAAgagtgaacgtgtgtgtgtgggtgtgtgtgtttgtgtgtgtacaacCAAACCTGTGGCATCAGGAAGAATCCTAGCAGTTTCCCTATGACTGACACCATTTCTGAGTTGTTGGGTCCAATCACAGCTGATATGCTGGTCTCATAGTTGGTGTAATTACACTGCACGCTCAAAGTGTTGTCATGTTTTgcagagaggagtgagagggttGGTCTGACGATGATGGCTGACTGGAGACAGGTGTCATAGATTTCATAACCCAACTGGATTCCGGGCAGCAGAATTTGGTTGGCATTGATTTCATCCACTGTGTATTTCATGGCGATAGCCATGCCCAGTCCGTATGTGTTTATCCTGTCGGGAAGGATGCATCCTATCAGGTTAATCAGTTCAAAATCTTGTGTTATTTTCCCTAA is drawn from Takifugu rubripes chromosome 19, fTakRub1.2, whole genome shotgun sequence and contains these coding sequences:
- the LOC778008 gene encoding taste receptor, type 1, member 3 precursor (The RefSeq protein has 3 substitutions compared to this genomic sequence) — translated: MAVSPTLLVLFWVFKMTSATPAWFQNISTSLFNLPGDIKLGGLFPLNRLTSNLSQRTEPDQISCDRINTYGLGMAIAMKYTVDEINANQILLPGIQLGYEIYDTCLQSAIIVRPTLSLLSAKHDNTFSVQCNYTNYETSISAVIGPNNSEMVSVIGKLLGFFLMPQISYGATSEKFSDTALYPSFFRTVPSDKWQVEAMVLLLEEFNWNWVAVVGSDEEYGQRGVQDFSKLAANKSICVAYQGLIPVYTDPEPMVKTILSNINSTKARVVIVFSLSNQAEIFFKEVIRMKLKGVWIGSTSWTINDAVTSLPDIQTGWTILGFVEQTQSVDLLRAYTYALLNKLSEERAHTRSSAQNSNYPSNPCPQCWNLSPANISLVTDLVIQRKAFSVYAAIYSVAQALHNFLQCNSTACKNTSEVKIYPWKLLKTLRHTKVDINGTMLEFDSNGNPNVGYNLIELIWKNSTLEFVEVGSFNKILNINVSLFKWHTETSEVPQSTCSAACGEGQVHRVKGFHSCCFDCIDCLPGTYQAQDGDIQCTPCPPRQWSLARSSRCTDPIYDYLSWDTPEALLLTLAIVLVVLFMGSVVVVFVNHRETVLVTASGGTLSIVVLLGLMGACLSLLLFLGQPGDTVCRLQLPLISAFQTVPLSIIMSISLQIFFVSEFPNLAASYLHVLRGPGTWLLLLTCCAVQAGICGWFVQDGPSLSEYLADRRVDFVRSFLACPVSPLSGFALMQGFSAAMALMSFMCTFMATKPLHQYNLARDITFSSLIYCVIWVTFIPIYIGLEEKRRAIIHVSFILASDLGLVAVYYIPKCYFLLKTPELNTADHFCTFLEGLQPTPAQEEPQTQTESEQ